In the genome of Streptomyces globosus, one region contains:
- a CDS encoding ankyrin repeat domain-containing protein gives MNAGPRRPGPDHRLPGGFRHEDGPAWQRIRRHAVPAWMIEDATARRLAGDWRAACAAAAVDVRFDLSAVAARHGAAVAEAAEDDLLHLAPDLVRWHLPRLLGGRTTLAPNVRVLLARYGTGPGAPVLSATTGPMADGPQRLRLHCAPLHPADAHRSPHHTAPSYRHENWIAARPLWDARQTAGLRDRLTGGAGRLPFFHPDGTPLDPAALPAADPGPDDPAARAEWIALLHARGDAPAAYAAAGLDREPTPTEAGAQGGRIDPEAVLAADGVDLTRLEQEVRRLAGAGEGSRFTVPTGWYGLLILRPAGARGLHVSAERRQWNASAACGPRLPAFAYERLPDLELVRTRRITPRELHPLVAASLFPEAGPADGPPGPAAPRPVRVRCRTAWHEVHSRGGTLDLLHHSTEEQQRESAMRAFGGAVTGCFAVQHAWTAPDGVRLPRALREERRELFLRVQHGDTPGVTALLDAGTDPRVRDGRGCTLLHLLPQLDHTALLPRLLDAGLSPEVRDGLGRTPLVTAVANGGSPGLVRALVAAGSRIDATDEADLSLAQIIRRFRRTDLGFLRSRVEEEFPGIGSDWFDDWIEEQEEYAETDDDADAGPHAGAEEGGSA, from the coding sequence GTGAACGCGGGCCCGCGGCGCCCCGGCCCCGACCACCGGCTCCCCGGCGGCTTCCGCCACGAGGACGGCCCGGCCTGGCAGCGCATCCGCCGCCACGCCGTCCCCGCCTGGATGATCGAGGACGCCACCGCCCGCCGGCTCGCCGGCGACTGGCGCGCCGCGTGCGCGGCCGCCGCCGTCGACGTCCGCTTCGACCTGTCCGCGGTCGCAGCCCGCCACGGGGCCGCCGTCGCGGAGGCGGCGGAGGACGACCTGCTCCACCTCGCCCCCGACCTCGTGCGCTGGCACCTGCCCCGCCTCCTCGGCGGACGCACCACCCTCGCCCCCAACGTCCGCGTCCTGCTCGCCCGCTACGGCACCGGGCCCGGCGCCCCGGTCCTCTCCGCCACCACCGGCCCGATGGCCGACGGCCCGCAGCGGCTGCGGCTGCACTGCGCGCCCCTCCACCCGGCGGACGCCCACCGCAGCCCGCACCACACGGCGCCCTCCTACCGGCACGAGAACTGGATCGCGGCCCGCCCCCTCTGGGACGCCCGGCAGACCGCCGGACTGCGCGACCGTCTCACCGGCGGCGCCGGCCGGCTGCCGTTCTTCCACCCCGACGGCACACCGCTCGACCCCGCCGCCCTCCCCGCCGCCGACCCAGGCCCGGACGACCCCGCCGCGCGCGCCGAGTGGATCGCGCTCCTGCACGCCCGCGGCGACGCCCCCGCGGCGTACGCAGCTGCCGGCCTCGACCGCGAACCCACGCCGACGGAGGCGGGCGCCCAGGGGGGCCGTATCGACCCGGAGGCCGTGCTCGCCGCGGACGGCGTCGACCTGACCCGTCTGGAACAGGAGGTGCGGCGGCTCGCCGGCGCAGGCGAGGGCAGCCGCTTCACCGTGCCGACGGGCTGGTACGGCCTCCTCATCCTCCGGCCGGCCGGGGCCCGCGGCCTGCACGTGTCGGCTGAGCGACGGCAGTGGAACGCCTCCGCCGCCTGCGGACCCCGCCTGCCCGCGTTCGCGTACGAGCGGCTGCCCGACCTCGAACTCGTCCGCACGCGACGGATCACCCCGCGCGAGCTCCACCCCCTGGTCGCCGCCTCGCTGTTCCCGGAGGCCGGCCCCGCCGACGGCCCGCCGGGGCCCGCCGCGCCCCGGCCCGTCCGCGTACGCTGCCGCACCGCATGGCACGAGGTGCACTCCCGCGGCGGCACCCTCGACCTCCTGCACCACAGCACCGAGGAGCAGCAGCGCGAAAGCGCCATGAGGGCCTTCGGCGGCGCCGTCACCGGCTGCTTCGCCGTCCAGCACGCCTGGACCGCGCCCGACGGCGTGCGGCTGCCGCGTGCCCTGCGCGAGGAGCGGCGCGAGCTGTTCCTGCGCGTCCAGCACGGGGACACCCCGGGTGTCACGGCCCTGCTCGACGCGGGCACGGACCCGCGCGTCCGCGACGGCCGCGGCTGCACACTGCTGCACCTGCTGCCGCAGCTGGACCACACCGCGCTGCTGCCGAGGCTCCTCGACGCGGGCCTGTCCCCGGAGGTCCGGGACGGGCTCGGCCGCACCCCGCTGGTGACCGCCGTCGCCAACGGCGGCTCCCCGGGCCTGGTGCGGGCACTTGTCGCGGCCGGCAGCCGGATCGACGCCACCGACGAGGCCGACCTGTCCCTGGCCCAGATCATCCGCCGCTTCCGGCGCACCGACCTCGGCTTCCTGCGCAGCCGGGTCGAGGAGGAGTTCCCGGGCATCGGCTCCGACTGGTTCGACGACTGGATCGAGGAGCAGGAGGAGTACGCGGAAACCGACGACGACGCGGATGCCGGCCCCCACGCCGGCGCGGAAGAGGGGGGCAGCGCATGA